Proteins encoded together in one Lathamus discolor isolate bLatDis1 chromosome 3, bLatDis1.hap1, whole genome shotgun sequence window:
- the LOC136011110 gene encoding titin-like, translating to MLVSALVKFRTNIFYVHEVAKTNFPEKKVPLPVSRKSKPTAGPPKTKPQEVKPQEPEPARVVRKQKPVVEPKKTEYVVASEEPETVLAPQKTEYVVAFQKAERLVVLEKQECIVLPEEPKPDVAPQKLKHGMTPPKQKPVAEPQKTEPFMAPGEPEYIVALKESETVASTQKSERFVVPPKTKPFVPHQKTELVVTTEATEFVADFQKSVHIEESRKSKHVAAADKPEPVMEPEEPEPIFALQKLKPSTALQKPKPEVAPKEPEPLLASEETPPAKRAEMQESVALPKIRAAAPPKGTTYE from the coding sequence ATGCTTGTCAGTGCACTTGTTAAGTTTAGAACTAATATCTTTTATGTACATGAAGTGGCCAAGACAAATTTCCCAGAAAAGAAAGTACCTCTTCCAGTTTCCAGAAAATCAAAGCCCACTGCAGGACCCCCAAAAACAAAGCCTCAAGAGGTAAAACCTCAAGAACCAGAACCTGCTAGAGTGGTCCGAAAGCAAAAGCCTGTTGTGGAACCCAAAAAAACAGAGTATGTTGTGGCATCTGAAGAGCCTGAGACTGTTTTGGCAcctcagaaaacagaatatGTTGTGGCATTCCAAAAAGCAGAGCGTCTTGTGGTGCTTGAGAAACAAGAGTGTATTGTGCTACCTGAAGAACCCAAACCTGATGTGGCACCCCAAAAACTAAAGCATGGCATGACGCCCCCAAAACAAAAGCCTGTTGCAGAACCCCAAAAAACAGAGCCATTCATGGCCCCTGGGGAACCTGAGTACATTGTGGCACTTAAGGAGTCAGAGACAGTTGCATCAACCCAAAAATCAGAGCGTTTTGTGGtgccccccaaaacaaaaccttttgtGCCACACCAAAAAACAGAGCTTGTTGTAACAACTGAAGCAACAGAGTTTGTTGCAGATTTCCAAAAATCAGTGCATATTGAAGAGTCCAGAAAATCGAAGCACGTTGCAGCAGCTGACAAGCCAGAACCTGTCATGGAGCCTGAGGAACCAGAACCAATTTTTGCACTCCAAAAACTAAAGCCTTCTACAGCACTTCAGAAACCAAAGCCTGAAGTGGCACCTAAAGAACCAGAGCCTCTTCTGGCATCTGAGGAAACACCACCAGCCAAGAGGGCCGAAATGCAGGAGAGTGTTGCTCTACCTAAAATACGAGCAGCTGCACCACCTAAAGGTACCACTTATGAATAG
- the LOC136011114 gene encoding titin-like codes for MPEEEEEEAPEEVAPVAEAGEPEAPPVEGMQRCSERARSSFYVSTHSQVNWTNIFKAPEAAEAEEPEEEVPVVVPPKPVAVPKKPAAASKKPEAPPTKVLKVPKKAVQQEKPPVAVPKISEPPPAKVPKVPKKGVVEEPIPVTVPKKPEPAPVQAPEVPRKATREEKVSIPIAKAPELPAPRGTSFHG; via the exons AtgcctgaggaagaggaggaggaagcacccGAAGAGGTGGCACCAGTTGCTGAGGCTGGAGAGCCAGAAGCTCCTCCAGTTGAAGGTATGCAGCGATGTTCTGAAAGAGCCCGTTCTTCCTTCTATGTTTCCACA CACAGTCAAGTAAACTGGACTAATATCTTTAAAGCGCCTGAGGCGGCCGAGGCGGAAGAGCCAGAAGAGGAGGTGCCAGTGGTTGTTCCCCCAAAGCCTGTGGCAGTGCCCAAGAAACCAGCAGCGGCATCCAAGAAACCTGAGGCTCCACCAACTAAAG TGCTCAAGGTGCCCAAGAAAGCTGTCCAGCAAGAAAAACCACCCGTTGCTGTACCCAAAATATCAGAACCACCGCCAGCCAAAG TGCCCAAGGTGCCCAAGAAAGGTGTTGTGGAAGAGCCCATACCTGTAACTGTGCCAAAAAAGCCAGAACCTGCACCAGTTCAAG CACCTGAGGTGCCCAGGAAGGCTACGCGTGAGGAAAAAGTGTCCATTCCCATTGCCAAAGCACCAGAGCTTCCAGCACCCAGAGGTACCTCTTTCCATGGATAA